From a region of the Desulfovibrio litoralis DSM 11393 genome:
- a CDS encoding helix-turn-helix domain-containing protein, giving the protein MQTSELVKIVGAAIAHKRKLIGLTQENVAERMGIEKETISRMESGSISPSLKRLEQLAIIFECHLTDFLRQPTDDLHEQAITIADIISPLPAQDREEVVRLVAHIVGVLKRKTDGNV; this is encoded by the coding sequence ATGCAAACGAGTGAACTGGTGAAAATTGTTGGAGCTGCAATTGCTCATAAACGTAAGCTTATAGGGCTAACACAAGAAAACGTAGCTGAGCGTATGGGTATAGAAAAAGAAACCATATCTCGTATGGAGAGTGGTTCAATTTCGCCGTCATTAAAAAGATTGGAACAACTTGCTATTATCTTTGAATGTCATCTAACAGATTTTTTACGCCAACCAACAGACGACCTTCATGAACAAGCCATAACCATTGCAGATATTATCAGCCCATTGCCTGCTCAAGACAGAGAGGAAGTTGTTCGTCTTGTGGCACATATTGTTGGAGTTTTGAAACGTAAAACTGATGGGAATGTTTAA
- a CDS encoding putative quinol monooxygenase, producing MDSIKIVAEIKLKPEYRQELFPVLQALVEGSLTETGNNVYDLTENMSLPGHFFVIEEWKSDKAIEEHNETPHFKAFVTAIDVKGVALSITKPKSLF from the coding sequence ATGGATTCAATAAAAATAGTCGCTGAAATCAAACTTAAGCCGGAATACAGGCAGGAACTTTTTCCTGTGTTGCAGGCTCTCGTTGAAGGCAGCCTCACTGAAACGGGAAATAATGTTTATGATCTTACTGAAAATATGAGTCTTCCCGGACATTTTTTTGTGATTGAAGAATGGAAGTCTGACAAAGCAATTGAAGAACATAACGAAACTCCGCATTTTAAGGCTTTCGTCACGGCAATTGATGTGAAAGGGGTAGCTCTCAGTATTACCAAACCCAAAAGCCTATTTTGA
- a CDS encoding alpha/beta fold hydrolase — protein MSFAPYKNCQIEYSVTGKGKGLVLVHGTGQSAENTWTEVAKHFSSKRTVVCPNYSGSGRTQDSNEPLTIELLAEQVLATAEHAGLQQFDIAGHSLGTCVAMYLAANYPDRVGKVILLAGFTSTEDARSQLQFRMWKEMAETNPKLLAETFLFTAFSPAFVAGMPDCAVKDTVEAIFTTTDWKGTARQIDLDLRINVMKEARAMQQETLVVGCVHDYIIPIAHSKELMKVISNAQYAEMETGHGGCVENLEQFISIVDGFLA, from the coding sequence ATGTCGTTTGCGCCTTACAAAAATTGTCAGATCGAATACTCAGTCACCGGAAAAGGCAAAGGCCTTGTTCTCGTTCATGGAACAGGTCAGTCAGCGGAGAACACTTGGACGGAAGTGGCAAAGCATTTTTCGTCCAAGCGTACAGTAGTTTGCCCCAACTATTCAGGCTCTGGTCGGACACAAGATAGCAACGAACCACTTACCATCGAGCTACTTGCGGAGCAGGTGTTAGCTACTGCTGAGCATGCTGGTCTTCAGCAGTTCGATATTGCAGGCCATTCTCTGGGAACCTGTGTTGCCATGTATCTCGCGGCTAATTATCCGGATCGTGTGGGGAAAGTTATACTGCTTGCTGGTTTTACCTCTACGGAAGACGCCCGTTCGCAGTTGCAGTTCAGGATGTGGAAAGAGATGGCGGAAACGAATCCGAAACTTTTGGCGGAGACATTCCTCTTTACGGCTTTCAGCCCGGCATTTGTGGCTGGCATGCCTGATTGCGCGGTGAAAGATACCGTCGAAGCTATTTTTACAACAACGGACTGGAAAGGCACAGCCCGCCAGATTGATCTGGATTTGCGCATCAATGTTATGAAAGAAGCCAGAGCCATGCAGCAGGAGACCTTAGTAGTTGGTTGCGTTCACGATTACATAATACCGATTGCACACTCTAAGGAATTAATGAAAGTTATTTCTAACGCTCAGTATGCGGAGATGGAAACCGGGCATGGCGGTTGTGTTGAGAATCTTGAACAGTTCATTTCCATAGTTGATGGTTTTCTTGCGTAA
- a CDS encoding winged helix-turn-helix transcriptional regulator, which produces MGLIKSSYACMLTLAMDIVGGKWKMVILWQLRNGVVRFSELKRRLNGITQKMLTQQLRELEDAGLITRTVYPVVPPKVEYSLAEEGTKLIPALDSLCQWSTNYATSHGIIESSCCATHMVEKKTT; this is translated from the coding sequence ATGGGTCTGATCAAATCATCATATGCTTGCATGTTGACGCTTGCGATGGATATTGTTGGCGGAAAATGGAAAATGGTAATTCTGTGGCAATTGAGAAATGGAGTCGTCCGATTCAGCGAATTGAAGCGCCGGCTTAACGGAATAACTCAAAAAATGCTTACGCAGCAGTTACGGGAGCTTGAAGACGCTGGGCTCATAACCCGCACGGTTTATCCAGTTGTGCCACCAAAGGTTGAATACAGTTTGGCAGAAGAAGGCACAAAACTCATTCCTGCATTAGATTCTTTATGTCAGTGGAGTACAAACTATGCTACATCTCACGGAATTATCGAGTCTTCTTGCTGCGCAACCCACATGGTCGAAAAAAAGACCACTTGA
- a CDS encoding nitroreductase family protein: protein MEFLQLAKERHSVRKFHSKPVEMAKLQNILEAGRVAPTAANFQPQRFLVVSEPGGLSKLDKAGNMHGAPLAIVVCSLKDKAWKRPQDGHSMVDIDATIPTTHMMLQAWSEGVASCWITWFDPAVVRSEFSLPDNVIPVNILVLGYSDDKAQTPCRHQQQRIPLNEMVWKESLPCSLK, encoded by the coding sequence ATGGAATTTCTTCAACTTGCCAAAGAACGCCACTCCGTTCGGAAGTTTCACTCTAAGCCTGTAGAAATGGCAAAGCTTCAGAATATACTTGAAGCTGGCAGAGTTGCACCCACTGCAGCTAATTTTCAACCCCAACGGTTTCTGGTGGTATCAGAACCGGGTGGGCTTTCCAAATTGGATAAGGCTGGCAACATGCACGGAGCTCCACTTGCTATCGTAGTGTGCAGCCTCAAAGACAAGGCATGGAAACGACCTCAGGACGGGCATTCTATGGTGGATATTGACGCGACTATCCCCACTACGCATATGATGCTCCAGGCTTGGTCGGAAGGTGTCGCTTCATGCTGGATAACATGGTTTGACCCGGCGGTGGTACGTAGCGAGTTCTCTTTGCCGGATAATGTTATTCCAGTGAACATACTTGTACTCGGATATTCTGACGATAAGGCGCAAACTCCTTGCCGTCATCAACAACAGCGTATTCCGCTTAACGAAATGGTGTGGAAAGAATCTTTGCCCTGCTCTTTGAAGTAA
- a CDS encoding winged helix-turn-helix transcriptional regulator, translating into MEDAYKMKVLGNKSYRCAFELTLEIIGGKWKLLIIYFLAGRGMLRFGELRRCLPEVSERMLVRQLRELEHDKIIHREVHHTVPPRVDYSLTELGNTLIPIMNLLRDWGDEYDANVCKHVDKSTETDV; encoded by the coding sequence GTGGAAGACGCTTATAAAATGAAAGTTCTTGGGAATAAATCTTACCGTTGTGCGTTTGAATTGACGCTGGAGATAATTGGAGGGAAGTGGAAGCTATTAATTATCTATTTTCTTGCAGGCCGTGGAATGTTGCGTTTTGGCGAGTTACGCCGATGCCTGCCAGAAGTTAGTGAACGGATGTTGGTGAGGCAATTAAGAGAATTGGAGCATGATAAAATTATTCATCGCGAAGTTCACCATACAGTGCCACCTCGTGTAGACTACTCTCTAACTGAGCTCGGCAACACACTTATACCGATAATGAATTTGCTTCGCGACTGGGGAGATGAATATGATGCTAATGTTTGCAAACATGTTGATAAGAGCACAGAAACTGATGTGTAA
- a CDS encoding NAD(P)H-dependent oxidoreductase produces MRKSILIVYAHPESTSLTCQFADVAVATMRKQGHNVMVSNLYGMKWKAVFDEEDFPHRTNPERLSFITESGHSYATNQQPADITIEQQKLLEADALIMLFPLWWFGMPAIMKGWIDRVYAFGFAYGYKGQGNAYRYGDGMLKGKRAMLSVMVGGPYEDYSPRGINGPLEELLFPVTHGCLFFPGMDVLPTHAVYGAARITKEQVESAKKAWSYRLQHLFDETPIPFRSQNGGDYPDRHVLAEHIAPQKTGIMVHIAEISTANGNIPD; encoded by the coding sequence ATGAGAAAAAGTATTTTAATAGTTTATGCTCACCCTGAATCAACATCACTAACTTGTCAGTTTGCCGATGTCGCTGTGGCGACTATGCGTAAGCAAGGTCATAACGTCATGGTGTCAAATTTATATGGGATGAAATGGAAAGCTGTATTTGACGAGGAAGATTTTCCTCACCGGACCAATCCTGAAAGGCTGTCTTTCATCACCGAATCAGGGCATTCCTATGCAACAAACCAGCAACCCGCAGACATCACGATAGAGCAACAAAAATTACTCGAAGCTGATGCATTGATAATGCTGTTCCCTCTTTGGTGGTTCGGGATGCCTGCCATCATGAAGGGGTGGATAGATCGAGTATACGCCTTTGGCTTTGCTTACGGATACAAAGGGCAAGGCAATGCCTATCGTTATGGAGATGGTATGTTGAAGGGTAAGAGAGCAATGCTGTCTGTTATGGTTGGTGGTCCATATGAAGATTACTCCCCTAGGGGAATTAACGGTCCACTAGAAGAATTACTCTTTCCAGTGACGCATGGTTGTCTATTCTTTCCAGGTATGGATGTGCTTCCAACGCATGCGGTTTATGGAGCCGCCCGTATTACAAAGGAGCAGGTAGAAAGTGCAAAGAAAGCTTGGAGTTATCGACTTCAACATCTTTTTGACGAAACTCCTATACCATTTCGTTCTCAAAACGGAGGAGATTACCCTGATCGTCATGTGCTCGCGGAACATATTGCTCCTCAGAAAACAGGAATCATGGTTCATATTGCGGAAATTTCAACCGCCAATGGAAATATACCTGATTAG